One Sparus aurata chromosome 5, fSpaAur1.1, whole genome shotgun sequence genomic window carries:
- the bmp10 gene encoding bone morphogenetic protein 10, translating into MSPSIDNPRDYKIESCRLFFMASVWISQLGTICSSKTLLVVFSILLLQQPLCGQTSPISNTHQRHRPAPGLGDGHGGVVDPSLLEQDSNMSMQSLLESLKEQFLRTFNLSGLGPSLLSPGSIREEPPEYMMELYNRFANDRTAMPTANIIRSFKNEDSSPSVVGVGGVRRHPLLFNVSVPHHEHITAAELRLYTLVQNDRHLYDGVDRKVTIYELESHDRDDNSTDENTMRGDGFRGGGEWTELVELASRQVYGTDNGWEAFDLTAAVQRWRKSDTSTTQRLEVRIASMVNDDTVQGMTEDNKDKDPPEGDMKIDTSPEEKHKPLLIVFSDDQSSDHRDDKRELNEMIDHETSNMVPQNDLGTGLNGLWGEMGQDRYEGDEEAEPDEEDLIQMRSNLIYDTASRIRRNAKGNHCKKQSLYVEFKDIGWDSWILAPTGYDAFECAGICSFPLTKHVTPTKHAIVQTLVNINSPQKAARACCVPTKLDPISLLYLDDTGVVTYKYKFEGMVVAECGCR; encoded by the exons ATGAGCCCATCCATTGATAACCCCAGAGACTATAAAATAGAAAGCTGCAGATTGTTCTTCATGGCGAGCGTTTGGATCTCTCAACTGGGAACCATCTGTAGCTCCAAGACTTTGCTCGTGGTGTTTTCCAtcctgctgctccagcagcCTCTCTGTGGACAGACCAGCCCAATCTCAAACACCCATCAGAGGCATCGCCCCGCTCCGGGGCTGGGAGACGGGCACGGAGGGGTGGTGGATCCATCACTGCTGGAGCAGGACAGCAACATGAGCATGCAGAGCCTGCTGGAGAGCCTGAAGGAACAGTTCCTGCGGACTTTCAACCTGTCTGGCTTGGgtccctctctgctgtctcctgGAAGCATTCGAGAAGAGCCACCTGAGTACATGATGGAGCTCTACAACCGTTTTGCAAATGACCGCACTGCCATGCCGACAGCCAACATCATCCGAAGTTTCAAAAATGAAG ATTCATCTCCCAGTGTTGTTGGTGTTGGAGGAGTGAGGCGTCACCCACTCCTCTTCAATGTGTCGGTCCCCCATCATGAACACATCACAGCAGCCGAGCTTCGCCTCTACACCCTTGTTCAAAATGACCGTCACCTCTATGATGGTGTTGACCGCAAGGTCACTATCTACGAACTGGAATCGCATGACAGAGATGACAACTCAACTGATGAGAACACCATGCGAGGTGACGGattcagaggaggaggagagtggacAGAGCTGGTGGAGTTGGCTTCGCGCCAGGTCTACGGCACCGATAACGGCTGGGAGGCCTTTGACCTCACTGCTGCTGTTCAGCGCTGGCGCAAGTCCGACACTAGCACTACACAACGGTTGGAGGTGCGCATCGCCAGCATGGTTAATGACGATACTGTTCAGGGTATGACAGAGGACAACAAAGACAAGGATCCACCTGAAGGAGACATGAAGATTGACACCAGCcctgaggaaaaacacaaacctCTGCTGATTGTTTTCTCTGATGACCAAAGCAGTGATCACCGTGATGACAAGCGTGAGCTGAACGAGATGATTGACCATGAAACCTCAAACATGGTTCCCCAAAACGACTTGGGGACAGGCCTGAATGGGCTGTGGGGGGAGATGGGGCAGGACAGGTATGAGGGTGATGAAGAAGCTGAGCCAGATGAAGAGGACCTCATCCAAATGCGCTCCAATCTGATCTACGATACAGCATCCCGCATTCGTCGCAATGCCAAGGGCAATCACTGCAAGAAACAATCTCTGTATGTAGAGTTCAAAGATATTGGATGGGACAGTTGGATCCTTGCACCCACTGGTTATGATGCCTTTGAGTGTGCTGGCATTTGTTCCTTTCCGTTGACGAAGCATGTCACACCCACCAAGCACGCCATTGTCCAGACATTGGTCAACATCAACAGTCCTCAAAAGGCGGCACGGGCTTGTTGCGTGCCCACCAAGCTGGACCCCATCTCCCTGCTGTACCTGGATGACACAGGTGTGGTCACCTACAAGTATAAGTTTGAAGGCATGGTGGTAGCTGAGTGTGGCTGCAGATAG